A genomic segment from Ananas comosus cultivar F153 unplaced genomic scaffold, ASM154086v1, whole genome shotgun sequence encodes:
- the LOC109704305 gene encoding uncharacterized protein LOC109704305 → MLEELMAPMRHYVRRSVPAQPAEVPEQAGSSEAQELRAQMTALVGVVQHQGRLIERLQECLEQLVAAATATTTEGRGLPASSIRVLNAAEGEGLAAVPMAVHSPSVSVPLAASGPTMLDAAAGEVRQEREAFKESGVKKRPGGSSRGQFSSQKPPKYRVR, encoded by the exons atgttagag gagctaatggcaccaaTGAGACACTACGTGCGTAGATCCGTTCCGGCACAGCCTGCCGAGGTGCCAGAACAAGCTGGATCAAGTGAGGCGCAAGAACTGCGGGCGCAGATGACTGCACTAGTTGGCGTGGTTCAGCACCAAGGGAGGTtgatcgagcggctccaggagtgTTTGGAGCAGCTGGTAGCGGCGGCGACCGCGACGACGACTGAAGGTCGTGGTCTGCCCGCATCCTCGATTCGCGTGCTtaatgcggctgagggtgagggcctgGCAGCGGTTCCGATGGCGGTACATTCCCCGTCGGTTAGTGTTCCTCTGGCGGCTTCGGGTCCTACGATGCTCGATGCTGCAGCTGGGGAAGTGAGACAGGAACGCGAGGCGTTCAAGGAGAGTGGAGTAAAGAAGCGACCTGGCGGTAGTTCGAGGGGACAGTTTAGTTCccagaagcccccgaagtatcggGTGAGGTAG